In Tripterygium wilfordii isolate XIE 37 chromosome 15, ASM1340144v1, whole genome shotgun sequence, one DNA window encodes the following:
- the LOC120016264 gene encoding pentatricopeptide repeat-containing protein At4g21300-like, with protein MVAARFFNSHLLHRHGHVPEQQDKLTLFSQVSLNCRPISISRTSSISFSAKNCFSSLQLPENPFQKPVPGRDSSCEDSVINLSFACSKIRGYVDDASFEDAIRVYLYMLNHGFPPIEFQYFPCLIKAFGGFNDVGKCRQIHGHLLKLGFLADVYVVNSLLGVYWKCWATEDATKMFENMHERDLVSWNTAISGFCQSGDHVTSLMIFRRMIQEFTMNPSRVACLSGLSSCASVNSLILGREIHGFLVKTGLYVDEFLICGLIEMYMKCGVIKNAENIFQGFLNETSKRGNTVIWNVMIWGYVSNGHLSMAMELFIEMLELGINLDSSTVVALLVLCSQFSDLNFGKQIHGLIFSHGVMNDARVETALVEMYFNCGAPEIALKIFSKSQNHNAIMWGTMISNCAQNGDPNKALEWFRNFMLECGFPDSIILLAALRACSLLTLKPQGMAVHALVVKTGFDSDVFVGGALVDMYGKCGDMESAQDVFQELSARDLVSWNALISGFCQKDYADKALKALHDMQSENIKPNSVTAACLLSVCAQLSLLYLCKEVHCFLLRQGLGSNILGCNSLITAYAKCGDINSSQKIFYRMPTRDKISWNSVLLACGMHGCTDEMFSLFEMMKKTGVTPDHAAFTAVLSTCSHTGEVDKGWKYFNSMVTEYKLEPAVEHYTCMADLLGRAGYLSLAYDVIKTMPCVPDDRIWGSLLGSCRSHGDTRLAEAVANHIFKLDPTSVGYRVVLANLFEDAGKWSEVSKVRSEIKKMGLKKQPGCSWIEIDNKIHVFVAGDSSHHQSEEIYATIESLTLEMGKTGYIPFLQSTNIVS; from the coding sequence ATGGTGGCTGCAAGGTTCTTCAATTCACACCTGCTTCATCGGCATGGCCATGTCCCAGAACAACAAGACAAGCTGACACTATTTTCTCAGGTGTCTCTCAACTGCAGGCCTATTAGTATTTCCAGAACATCTTCAATATCATTCAGCGCTAAAAATTGCTTTTCTTCTTTACAATTACCTGAAAACCCATTTCAAAAGCCAGTTCCTGGACGGGATTCTTCGTGCGAGGACTCTGTGATCAATTTATCTTTCGCTTGTAGTAAGATTAGAGGGTATGTAGATGATGCATCCTTTGAAGATGCGATAAGGGTTTATCTTTATATGCTTAATCATGGTTTTCCGCCTATTGAATTTCAATACTTCCCCTGTTTGATCAAGGCGTTTGGAGGGTTTAATGATGTAGGAAAATGCAGGCAGATTCATGGGCATCTGTTGAAATTAGGATTTTTGGCAGATGTATATGTTGTAAATTCTCTTTTGGGTGTTTACTGGAAATGCTGGGCAACTGAAGATGCAACTAAAATGTTTGAGAATATGCATGAGAGGGATTTAGTTTCGTGGAATACTGCCATCTCTGGGTTTTGTCAATCAGGAGATCATGTGACCTCATTGATGATCTTCAGAAGAATGATCCAGGAATTTACAATGAATCCTAGTCGAGTAGCTTGCCTTTCAGGCCTTTCCTCATGTGCTTCAGTTAATTCCTTGATCCTTGGGCGTGAGATTCATGGGTTTCTTGTCAAAACTGGATTGTATGTTGATGAGTTTTTGATTTGTGGATTAATTGAAATGTACATGAAATGCGGGGTTATAAAAAATGCCGAAAATATTTTTCAGGGCTTTCTTAATGAAACATCAAAGAGAGGAAATACGGTGATTTGGAATGTAATGATATGGGGCTATGTCTCCAATGGTCATTTGTCAATGGCAATGGAACTATTTATTGAGATGTTGGAATTAGGAATTAATTTGGACTCTTCAACAGTGGTGGCTCTTTTGGTTTTGTGCTCACAGTTTTCAGATTTGAACTTTGGAAAGCAAATTCATGGATTGATTTTCAGCCATGGAGTAATGAATGATGCAAGAGTTGAAACAGCTCTTGTGGAGATGTACTTTAATTGCGGTGCTCCTGAGATTGCTTTGAAAATATTCAGCAAGTCTCAAAATCACAATGCGATAATGTGGGGCACAATGATCTCAAATTGTGCTCAAAATGGTGATCCCAATAAGGCACTGGAATGGTTTCGTAATTTTATGTTAGAGTGTGGCTTCCCGGATTCTATCATACTTTTGGCTGCATTGAGGGCTTGTTCCTTGTTGACTCTTAAGCCTCAAGGCATGGCAGTACATGCCTTGGTTGTGAAAACTGGGTTTGATTCTGATGTTTTTGTTGGTGGTGCTCTAGTTGATATGTACGGGAAATGCGGAGACATGGAATCTGCTCAAGACGTTTTCCAAGAATTATCAGCCAGAGATTTGGTCTCTTGGAATGCCCTAATATCGGGGTTTTGTCAGAAGGACTATGCCGACAAAGCTTTGAAGGCACTTCATGATATGCAGTCTGAAAATATTAAACCCAACTCCGTAACTGCTGCATGTCTTCTCTCTGTTTGTGCTCAGTTGTCATTGCTGTACCTGTGCAAGGAGGTTCATTGCTTTTTACTACGGCAAGGGTTGGGATCCAATATTCTTGGTTGCAATTCTCTAATAACAGCTTATGCCAAATGTGGGGATATAAATAGCTCACAGAAAATATTTTATAGAATGCCCACAAGGGATAAGATATCATGGAATTCAGTTTTATTGGCATGTGGCATGCATGGCTGCACTGATGAaatgttttctttatttgaaatgATGAAGAAAACAGGTGTGACGCCTGACCATGCAGCTTTTACAGCAGTGCTTTCTACTTGCAGCCATACAGGGGAGGTTGATAAGGGATGGAAATATTTCAATAGTATGGTGACAGAATATAAACTTGAGCCTGCCGTTGAACATTATACTTGCATGGCTGATCTTTTAGGTCGAGCTGGTTATCTAAGTCTAGCATATGATGTGATCAAGACCATGCCTTGTGTGCCTGATGATCGCATATGGGGTTCACTTCTTGGATCTTGCAGAAGTCATGGTGACACAAGGTTAGCAGAAGCTGTGGCAAATCACATCTTCAAACTTGATCCGACAAGTGTTGGCTATCGGGTAGTCCTTGCAAATTTATTTGAAGATGCTGGAAAATGGAGTGAAGTTAGTAAGGTTAGatctgaaattaaaaaaatgggaCTTAAAAAGCAGCCTGGATGCAGTTGGATTGAAATTGATAACAAAATTCATGTATTTGTTGCTGGTGATTCTTCACACCATCAGTCTGAGGAAATATATGCTACAATAGAGAGTTTAACGCTAGAGATGGGAAAGACAGGATATATCCCGTTTCTGCAATCAACTAACATTGTATCTTAG
- the LOC120016268 gene encoding toll-like receptor 3: MEIGIQSRLVQMCIEAACESRETVEKWRRQRRTLERIPSPLADALLRRLLHRRLLFPSLLEAFKYTVEMIDLGGENKVDAEWMAYLGAFRYLSYLNVADCHRITNSALWALTGMTCLREIDISRCMKVTDAGIKHLLSISTLEKLRISETGLTADGVALLSSLKNLSVLDLGGLPVTDLALSSLQVLTRLQYLDLWGSKISDKGASMFRTFPKLSFLNLAWTSVTKVPNLSSLESLNLSNCTIDSLLEGDGDKAPLVKLILSGSTFINEAQAFLYMETSFLSFLDLSNSSLQRYFFLSHMNCLTHLDVSSSMMGDDLLEPVACIGENLRSLNLRKTKVSSAGVGILAGNVPNLEIISLSHTLIDDVAISYISLMPSVKVIDLSHTNIKGFVHQGGSEPDSSLLALQSLNHLECLNLEQTQVRDSALCFLSSFRELSQLSLRSASLTDDSLHHLSSLAKLIKLCIRDAVLTNCGLDSFKPPGTLKILDLRGCWLLTEDALFSFHKTNPLIDVWHEVVRFSPSNQNPSPSRKSSRSSQVKQNQGNLSVSQFFVDQRLKYSREELLALQYSSLSIVRSHT; the protein is encoded by the exons ATGGAAATCGGGATACAGAGTCGATTGGTGCAGATGTGCATAGAAGCTGCCTGTGAAAGCAGGGAGACCGTGGAGAAATGGAGGAGGCAGCGAAGGACTCTCGAGCGCATACCCTCGCCTCTTGCGGATGCGCTCCTTCGACGGCTCCTCCATCGTCGCCTCCTCTTTCCTTCCTTGCTTGA AGCTTTCAAATATACCGTGGAGATGATTGATCTTGGAGGTGAGAACAAGGTGGATGCAGAATGGATGGCATATTTGGGAGCATTTCGTTACTTGAGCTACTTGAATGTTGCAGATTGCCATAGAATTACTAATTCAGCCCTGTGGGCGCTCACTG GAATGACCTGTTTAAGGGAGATAGACATTTCTAGATGCATGAAAGTCACTGATGCTGGCATCAAGCATCTCCTCTCTATTTCAACTTTGGAAAAGCTACGTATTTCAGAAACAGGCTTGACTGCAGATGGGGTTGCACTCCTTTCCTCGCTCAAGAACTTGTCTGTATTGGACTTGGGTGGTTTACCTGTCACAGATCTGGCATTGAGTTCTCTGCAG GTGCTGACAAGGCTCCAGTACCTTGACCTTTGGGGAAGTAAAATATCTGACAAAGGGGCTTCTATGTTTCGAACGTTCCCTAAATTGAGTTTTCTCAATTTAGCTTGGACCAGTGTGACCAAGGTGCCAAATTTGTCGTCTCTTGAATCTTTGAACTTGAGTAATTGTACCATTGACTCATTACTTGAAGGGGATGGTGATAAAGCTCCTTTGGTGAAGCTTATTCTCTCTGGATCCACATTCATAAATGAGGCCCAAGCATTTTTATACATGGAAACAAGTTTTCTATCCTTTCTGGATTTATCGAACTCATCCCTTCAGAGATACTTCTTTTTATCTCATATGAATTGTCTGACACATTTGGACGTGAGCTCTAGCATGATGGGAGATGATTTGCTTGAACCTGTGGCATGTATTGGGGAAAATTTGAGAAGTTTAAATCTCAGGAAAACAAAGGTCAGTTCTGCTGGAGTGGGGATATTAGCAGGAAATGTTCCTAATCTTGAAATTATATCATTATCTCACACGCTTATAGATGATGTTGCCATTTCATATATCAGCCTGATGCCTTCAGTAAAGGTTATTGACTTGAGTCATACAAACATCAAAG GTTTCGTTCATCAGGGAGGCTCTGAGCCAGATTCATCGCTACTGGCACTGCAAAGTCTTAAccatttggaatgtttgaatcTGGAGCAAACCCAAGTCAGAGATTCCGCTCTATGCTTTTTATCAAGCTTTCGAGAGTTGAGCCAATTATCTCTAAGAAGTGCTTCCCTTACCGATGATTCGTTGCATCATTTGTCATCTCTAGCAAAGCTGATAAAACTTTGCATTCGTGACGCCGTGTTGACAAATTGTGGGTTAGATTCCTTCAAACCTCCAGGAACACTGAAAATATTGGACCTGCGAGGTTGTTGGCTGTTAACTGAGGACGCTCTCTTTTCATTTCATAAAACTAATCCTTTAATTGATGTATGGCATGAAGTTGTCCGGTTCTCTCCATCAAACCAAAACCCATCTCCTTCACGGAAATCTTCGAGGAGTTCTCAAGTAAAACAGAACCAGGGAAACTTGTCTGTGTCTCAATTTTTTGTCG ATCAAAGACTGAAATATAGTAGAGAGGAGCTGCTTGCGCTTCAGTACTCATCATTATCTATTGTACGCTCTCATACTTGA
- the LOC120017070 gene encoding endoglucanase 6-like, with protein MEKFTRLISMSPLLLLLCLPLALASHDYGQALSKSILFFEAQRSGYLPHDQRVTWRANSGLNDGKASGVDLVGGYYDAGDNVKFGLPMAFTITMMSWSILEYGEQLAHTGELGHAMNAVKWGTDYLIKAHPEPNVFYGEVGDGNTDHYCWQRPEDMTTDRRAYRIDQNNPGSDLAGESAAAMAAASMVFRHSNPAYSAELLHHAFQLFDFADKYRGKYDSSITVAQKYYRSISGYNDELLWAAAWLYQASNNQYYLEYLGSNGDSMGGTAWSMTEFGWDVKYAGVQTLVAKFLMQGKAGDHAPVFERYQQKAESFMCGCLGKGNKNVQKTPGGLIFRQRWNNMQFVTSASFLTTVYSDYLTSAGRSLRCAASNVAPSELLGFAKSQVDYILGDNPRATSYMVGYGNNYPQQVHHRASSIVSVKHNPSFVSCRGGYATWFSRKASDPNVLTGALVGGPDAYDNFADERDNYEQTEPATYNNAPLLGILARLGGGHSGYNQLLPVVFPAPTKPVAAPQPKVTPAPASSSVPIAVEQKMTTSWNDKGKPFYRYSTVVTNNSGRTLKDLKLSISKLYGPLWGLNKSGNVYGLPTWLNSLPAGKSLEFVYIHSASAADVSVSSYTLG; from the exons ATGGAGAAGTTCACGAGACTTATTTCAATGTCTcctctgcttctgcttctttgCTTGCCTCTAGCGCTTGCTAGTCATGACTATGGCCAAGCACTCAGTAAGAGCATTCTCTTCTTTGAAGCCCAGAGATCTGGTTACCTCCCCCATGACCAGAGAGTCACTTGGAGAGCGAACTCTGGCTTGAATGATGGCAAAGCTAGTGGG gTGGATCTGGTTGGAGGGTACTATGATGCAGGTGACAATGTGAAGTTTGGGCTTCCCATGGCATTCACCATTACAATGATGTCATGGAGCATATTAGAGTATGGAGAACAACTTGCTCATACTGGTGAGCTTGGTCATGCCATGAATGCTGTTAAGTGGGGTACTGATTATCTCATTAAAGCTCACCCTGAACCAAATGTTTTCTATGGAGAG GTAGGAGATGGTAACACTGACCACTACTGCTGGCAAAGGCCGGAGGACATGACCACCGACAGGCGGGCTTACAGGATCGACCAGAACAATCCCGGGTCGGATCTTGCTGGCGAATCTGCAGCCGCCATGGCCGCTGCCTCCATGGTTTTCCGGCACTCTAACCCCGCCTACTCAGCCGAGCTTCTTCACCATGCCTTTCAG TTATTTGATTTTGCCGACAAATACAGGGGCAAATACGACAGCAGTATTACTGTTGCGCAGAAGTACTACCGATCCATCAGTGGCTACAAT GATGAGTTGCTATGGGCTGCTGCTTGGTTGTACCAAGCATCTAATAACCAATATTACTTGGAGTACCTTGGAAGTAATGGTGATTCAATGGGTGGAACTGCTTGGTCCATGACCGAGTTTGGTTGGGATGTCAAGTATGCTGGGGTTCAAACTCTTGTTGCCAAG TTCTTGATGCAAGGCAAAGCTGGTGATCATGCACCAGTCTTTGAAAGGTACCAACAAAAGGCTGAATCTTTCATGTGTGGCTGCTTGGGGAAAGGCAACAAGAATGTTCAGAAGACTCCTGGTGGTCTAATTTTCCGCCAGAGATGGAACAATATGCAGTTTGTCACGAGTGCCTCCTTCCTCACGACGGTCTACTCTGACTATCTCACATCCGCTGGTAGATCATTGAGGTGTGCTGCTAGCAATGTTGCACCATCTGAACTCCTTGGCTTTGCAAAGTCTCAG GTGGATTACATTCTTGGAGACAACCCAAGAGCCACTAGTTACATGGTGGGCTATGGAAACAACTACCCGCAACAAGTTCACCACCGGGCATCCTCGATTGTTTCCGTTAAGCATAATCCATCATTTGTCAGCTGCAGAGGAGGTTATGCCACTTGGTTCAGCAGGAAAGCGAGTGATCCCAATGTTCTCACTGGCGCTCTTGTTGGCGGGCCAGATGCTTATGACAACTTTGCTGATGAAAGGGACAATTATGAGCAAACAGAACCTGCAACCTACAACAATGCTCCTCTCCTCGGTATATTGGCACGACTTGGTGGTGGTCATAGCGGTTATAATCAACTCCTTCCAG TGGTTTTTCCAGCTCCTACCAAACCAGTGGCAGCACCGCAACCTAAAGTGACTCCTGCTCCAG CTTCATCTTCTGTCCCAATTGCAGTTGAGCAGAAAATGACAACTTCATGGAATGACAAGGGAAAACCTTTTTACCGATATTCCACGGTGGTAACTAACAATTCTGGTAGGACTTTGAAGGATCTCAAGCTCTCAATATCCAAGCTTTATGGTCCTCTATGGGGCCTCAACAAGTCTGGAAATGTCTATGGTTTACCAACATGGCTCAACTCTTTACCTGCTGGGAAGAGTCTTGAGTTCGTCTACATCCACTCCGCCTCTGCTGCAGATGTCTCAGTTTCCAGCTACACTTTGGGCTAG